The following coding sequences lie in one Candidatus Eisenbacteria bacterium genomic window:
- a CDS encoding integration host factor subunit beta produces MTKADIVDQISERTGLTKKDVAETVDKFLDAVARALANGHHIEIRGFGTFRVKDRKSRIARNPRTGEAVPVPPRKVPVFKVSKELKDMVAQG; encoded by the coding sequence ATGACCAAGGCGGATATCGTCGACCAGATCTCGGAGCGCACCGGACTCACGAAAAAAGACGTGGCTGAGACCGTCGACAAGTTTCTCGACGCGGTGGCCCGGGCGCTCGCCAACGGCCACCACATCGAAATCCGCGGTTTCGGCACCTTCCGGGTGAAGGACCGCAAGTCTCGGATCGCGCGCAATCCGCGCACCGGCGAAGCGGTTCCGGTACCGCCCCGCAAGGTCCCGGTCTTCAAGGTTTCGAAGGAACTGAAGGACATGGTCGCGCAGGGCTGA